One genomic region from Bufo bufo chromosome 3, aBufBuf1.1, whole genome shotgun sequence encodes:
- the RPL23A gene encoding 60S ribosomal protein L23a, whose protein sequence is MAPKAKKEAVPAKTEAKSKALKAKKAVLKGVHSHKKKKIRTSPTFRRPKTLRLRRQPKYPRKSAPTRNKLDHYAIIKFPLTTESAMKKIEDNNTLVFIVDVKANKHQIKQAVKKLYDIDVSKVNTLIRPDGEKKAYVRLAPDYDALDVANKIGII, encoded by the exons CTGTCCCTGCCAAGACTGAAGCAAAGTCGAAGGCTCTCAAGGCCAAGAAGGCTGTACTGAAAGGAgtacacagtcacaagaagaagaAAATCAGGACCTCCCCTACATTCAGGAGGCCCAAGACCCTGAGACTTAGGAGGCAACCCAAGTACCCCAGGAAGAGTGCTCCTACAAGGAACAA GCTTGACCATTATGCCATCATCAAGTTCCCTCTGACCACAGAGTCGGCAATGAAGAAGATAGAAGACAATAACACTCTGGTTTTTATTGTGGATGTCAAAGCCAACAAGCACCAGATCAAGCAGGCCGTGAAGAAACTGTACGACATTGACGTGTCCAAAGTGAACACGCTCATCAG gcCTGATGGCGAGAAGAAGGCATATGTCCGTCTTGCTCCAGACTACGATGCCCTTGATGTTGCCAACAAG